The following proteins come from a genomic window of Girardinichthys multiradiatus isolate DD_20200921_A chromosome 8, DD_fGirMul_XY1, whole genome shotgun sequence:
- the LOC124872874 gene encoding glycine-rich cell wall structural protein 1-like: protein MQTTQHQGIGNRDGATVTGLKLMNTHIHSLQSVTIWPHFERGVGVVWGFYCTRTLGMGQIDSYWHGVEGSWVEGSWVDGFLLAWDGGVLGGRVLIAVGWRGSGWAGSYCRGLDGFLLAWGGGVLGGRVLIAVGWTGSYWRGVEGSWVDGFWVDGFLLAWDGGVLGGRVLIGVGWRGSGWAGSYCRGLDGFLLAWGGGVLGGRGLGGRVLIAVGWTGSYWRGVEGSWVDGFWVDGFLLAWGGGVLGGRVLIAVGWTGSYWHGVEGSWVDGVWVDGFLLAWDGGVLRGRVLIAVGWTGSYWRGVEGSWVDGFWVDGFLLAWDGGVLGGRVLIAVGWTGSYWRGVEGSWVDGFLFDPLTLSGCRRGLKRFLHVKLMNI from the exons ATGCAGACAACCCAGCATCAAGGTATTGGAAACAGGGATGGAGCTACAGTCACAGGCCTGAAACTGatgaacacacacattcacagccTGCAGAGTGTAACCATTTGGCCACACTTTGAGAGAGGGGTTGGGGTGGTGTGGGGTTTTTATTGCACAAGAACACTTGGCATGGGGCAGATAGATTCTTATTGGCATGGGGTGGAAGGGTCCTGGGTGGAGGGGTCCTGGGTGGACGGGTTCTTATTGGCGTGGGATGGAGGGGTTCTGGGTGGGCGGGTTCTTATTGCCGTGGGATGGAGGGGTTCTGGGTGGGCGGGTTCTTATTGCCGTGGGTTGGACGGGTTCCTATTGGCATGGGGTGGAGGGGTCCTGG GTGGACGGGTTCTTATTGCCGTGGGTTGGACGGGTTCCTATTGGCGTGGGGTGGAGGGGTCCTGGGTGGACGGGTTCTGGGTGGACGGGTTCTTATTGGCGTGGGATGGAGGGGTTCTGGGTGGGCGGGTTCTTATTGGCGTGGGATGGAGGGGTTCTGGGTGGGCGGGTTCTTATTGCCGTGGGTTGGACGGGTTCCTATTGGCATGGGGTGGAGGGGTCCTGGGTGGACGGGGTTTGGGTGGACGGGTTCTTATTGCCGTGGGTTGGACGGGTTCCTATTGGCGTGGGGTGGAGGGGTCCTGGGTGGACGGGTTCTGGGTGGACGGGTTCCTATTGGCATGGGGTGGAGGGGTCCTGGGTGGACGGGTTCTTATTGCCGTGGGTTGGACGGGTTCCTATTGGCATGGGGTGGAGGGGTCCTGGGTGGACGGGGTCTGGGTGGACGGGTTCTTATTGGCGTGGGATGGAGGGGTTCTGCGTGGGCGGGTTCTTATTGCCGTGGGTTGGACGGGTTCCTATTGGCGTGGGGTGGAGGGGTCCTGGGTGGACGGGTTCTGGGTGGACGGGTTCTTATTGGCGTGGGATGGAGGGGTTCTGGGTGGGCGGGTTCTTATTGCCGTGGGTTGGACAGGTTCCTATTGGCGTGGGGTGGAGGGGTCCTGGGTGGACGGGTTCTTATTCGACCCTTTGACTCTCTCAGGTTGTAGACGTgggttaaaaaggtttttacatgTGAAGTTGATGAACATTTAA
- the LOC124872029 gene encoding phospholipid-transporting ATPase ID-like, which translates to MGSVVSFFRKLCGGERKKEEERLLRANDRAFNLSQQYAKNAIKSSKYNIFTFLPLNLFEQFSRLANAYFLFLLILQLIPQISSVSWFTTAVPLAIVLTVTGVKDANDDIKRHKQDKQVNNRMVKVLINGELREEKWMNVQVGDIVKLESNQFVTADLLLLSSSEPLNLIYVETAELDGETNLKVKQGLTVTGEMGDNIEALSAFQGEVRCEAPNNHLDKFKGILTVNGRQYGLDNDKILLRGCTVRNTEWSFGLVIFGGPDTKLMQNSGRTTFKRTSIDQLMNILVLCIFGFLATICAILTVGHTIWEVKEGSTFTAFLPRQPGVDIPLSSFYSFWSYVIVLNTVVPISLYVSVEMIRLGNSFFIDWDRKMYYLKKDTPAQARTTSLNEELGQIKYIFSDKTGTLTQNIMTFNKCSINGKNYGELFDFFGQRIEITKKTQRVDFSWNQLADPKFIFHDYSLLETVKEGNPEAQAFFRLLALCHTVMPEEKKEGELNYQAQSPDEGALVTAARNFGFVFWSRTPETITVIEMGKKVTYQLLAVLDFNNVRKRMSVIVRNPEGKMTLYCKGADTIIYERLHPSCNKLKEVTMGHLNEYAGDGLRTLALAYKDLEESYMERWMERHHEASTAMEGREEGLNQLYEDIEKDMMLLGATAVEDKLQDGVPQTIEQLAKADMKIWVLTGDKQETAENIGYSCNMLRNEMKEIFIIAANTTDGVKEELQNARRKMCPGAAEKPTVIKARAGLLWLQKTQTVQDENVNGEYGLIINGHSLAYALQKDLKLELLRTACMCQTVICCRVTPLQKAQVVELVKKYKQTVTLAIGDGANDVSMIRAAHIGVGISGQEGMQAVLSSDFSFAQFRYLQRLLLVHGRWSYIRVCKFLRYFFYKNFTYTLIHFWYAFFSGFSAQSVYDDWFLTMYNMVYTAAPVLALGLFDQDVNDRWSLQYPQLYSPGQLNKFFSKNVFVRCVMRSCYTSLVLFFIPWAAMHDTVRDDGKDIANYQSFALLLQTSLLIVMSAQMFFDTYYWTAINQFFLWGSLAAYIAITFTFLSNGLFFMFPTSFFFIGTARNCLNQPNAWLTVFLTCLLCTLPVVAYRFFLMQFYPMITDKVRYKAQKEGMPTPSPYRPPPRRIRSRRSSYAFSHSQGFGDLVTSRKFLRLKMRPSLFGQKDSPVVENQPQVYRTITEEAEESQS; encoded by the exons ATGGGATCAGTCGTGTCGTTCTTTAGAAAGTTGTGTGGAGGGGAGAGGAAGAAAG AGGAGGAGAGGCTCCTGCGGGCGAATGACCGAGCTTTCAACCTGTCCCAGCAGTACGCT AAAAATGCCATCAAGAGCTCCAAATACAACATTTTCACCTTCCTGCCTCTGAACCTCTTCGAGCAGTTCAGCCGGCTGGCCAACGCctacttcctcttcctcctcatccttCAG CTAATCCCACAAATCTCTTCTGTCTCCTGGTTCACAACGGCCGTGCCTCTGGCCATAGTGCTCACTGTAACGGGGGTCAAAGATGCTAACGATGACATA AAGAGACACAAACAAGACAAGCAAGTGAACAACCGCATGGTGAAAGTCCTCATAAACGGAGA ACTGAGAGAAGAAAAATGGATGAACGTCCAAGTTGGAGATATAGTCAAACTGGAGAGCAACCAGTTTGTCACA GCGGACCTCCTGCTTCTGTCCAGCAGTGAACCTCTCAATCTGATCTATGTGGAAACCGCTGAGTTAGACGG TGAAACCAATCTGAAGGTGAAACAGGGCCTGACTGTCACTGGAGAGATGGGGGACAACATTGAAGCTCTTTCTGCCTTTCAAG GTGAAGTTCGATGTGAAGCTCCAAACAACCACTTGGACAAGTTCAAAGGGATCCTGACTGTGAATGGACGTCAATACGGGCTGGACAACGATAAGATACTGCTTAGAGGATGTACCGTGAGGAACACCGAGTGGTCCTTCGGTTTGGTCATCTTTGGAG GTCCGGACACCAAGCTCATGCAGAACAGCGGGAGAACCACATTTAAAAGGACCAGCATTGATCAGCTGATGAACATCCTGGTGTTGTGT ATCTTTGGTTTCCTGGCAACGATCTGTGCCATTTTGACGGTAGGCCACACCATCTGGGAGGTGAAGGAGGGCTCGACCTTCACAGCGTTTCTTCCCCGTCAACCAGGCGTTGATATTCCTCTATCGTCCTTCTACTCCTTCTGGTCCTACGTCATCGTCCTCAACACTGTGGTGCCCATTTCCCTCTATGTCAG CGTGGAGATGATCCGTCTTGGGAACAGCTTCTTCATAGACTGGGACAGGAAGATGTACTACCTGAAGAAGGACACTCCTGCTCAGGCCAGGACCACCTCGCTCAACGAGGAGCTGGGTCAGATTAAATACATCTTCAGTGACAAGACCGGCACTCTGACACAGAACATCATGACGTTCAACAAGTGCTCAATCAATGGAAAAAACTATG GGGAGCTGTTTGACTTTTTTGGACAAAGAATTGAAATAACCAAG AAAACGCAGAGAGTGGACTTCTCCTGGAACCAGCTGGCAGATCCGAAGTTCATCTTCCATGATTACAGCCTGTTGGAGACGGTAAAGGAGGGAAACCCGGAGGCTCAGGCCTTCTTCCGCCTGCTGGCTCTGTGCCACACCGTCATGCCTGAGGAAAAGAAAGAGG GGGAGCTCAACTATCAGGCTCAGTCCCCTGATGAGGGCGCTCTGGTGACCGCAGCGAGGAACTTTGGGTTTGTTTTCTGGTCACGTACGCCAGAGACCATCACAGTCATAGAGATGGGGAAGAAGGTTACATATCAACTTCTGGCTGTTCTGGACTTCAATAACGTGAGGAAGAGGATGTCAGTGATAG TACGTAACCCTGAAGGCAAGATGACCCTGTACTGCAAAGGTGCAGACACCATCATCTATGAAAGATTACACCCCTCCTGTAACAAACTGAAGGAAGTTACCATGGGACACCTTAAT GAATATGCAGGAGACGGCCTTCGCACCCTGGCTCTGGCCTATAAGGACTTGGAGGAGAGCTACATGGAGCGCTGGATGGAGCGCCACCATGAGGCCAGCACAGCCATGGAAGGACGAGAAGAAGGACTTAATCAACTTTATGAAGACATCGAAAAAGACATGATG CTGCTAGGAGCCACAGCTGTAGAGGACAAGTTGCAGGACGGCGTGCCTCAGACCATTGAGCAGCTGGCCAAAGCTGACATGAAAATCTGGGTGCTGACTGGTGATAAACAAG AAACGGCAGAAAACATCGGCTATTCTTGCAACATGCTGAGAAATGAGATGAAGGAGATTTTTATTATTGCTGCCAATACAACCGATGGGGTCAAAGAGGAGCTACA gAATGCCAGAAGGAAAATGTGTCCCGGAGCAGCAGAGAAGCCAACAGTGATCAAAGCTCGAGCTGGCCTGCTTTGGCTCCAGAAGACCCAGACTGTCCAGGATGAGAACGTAAACGGAGAGTATGGCCTGATTATTAATGGACACAGCTTG GCCTATGCACTGCAAAAGGACTTGAAGTTGGAGCTGCTGAGGACTGCATGCATGTGCCAGACGGTTATATGCTGCAGGGTCACCCCTCTGCAGAAGGCACAGGTGGTCGAGCTGGTGAAGAAATACAAGCAGACTGTAACTCTGGCCATTGGAGATGGAGCCAATGATGTTAGCATGATCAGGG CTGCTCATATTGGTGTAGGCATCAGTGGGCAGGAGGGGATGCAGGCTGTTCTCTCCAGCGACTTCTCTTTTGCCCAGTTCCGTTACCTCCAGCGCCTCCTGCTGGTACACGGGCGCTGGTCTTACATTCGCGTGTGCAAGTTCCTACGATATTTCTTTTATAAGAACTTCACCTACACCCTTATTCACTTCTGGTATGCTTTCTTCAGCGGCTTCTCTGCACAG TCTGTGTATGATGACTGGTTCCTCACCATGTATAATATGGTTTACACGGCTGCTCCTGTTCTTGCCTTGGGCCTTTTTGATCAG GATGTAAATGACCGCTGGAGTTTGCAATATCCTCAGCTCTACTCTCCTGGCCAGCTCAACAAGTTTTTCAGTAAAAACGTTTTTGTGCGCTGTGTAATGAGGAGCTGCTACACCTCCCTGGTCCTCTTCTTTATCCCATGGGCCGCCATGCACGACACAGTCCGGGATGATGGCAAAGACATCGCGAACTATCAGTCCTTTgctttgttgttgcaaaccTCCCTGCTGATTGTGATGAGTGCTCAG atgttttttgacACCTATTACTGGACAGCAATAAACCAGTTTTTTCTGTGGGGCAGCTTGGCTGCCTACATTGCTATCACCTTTACCTTTCTAAGCAACGgcctttttttcatgtttcccaCCAGTTTCTTCTTCATTG GCACAGCGAGGAACTGCTTGAACCAGCCAAACGCGTGGCTGACGGTGTTCCTGACCTGTCTTCTCTGCACCCTGCCTGTGGTGGCCTATCGCTTCTTTCTCATGCAGTTTTATCCCATGATCACTGATAAG GTGAGGTATAAGGCACAAAAGGAGGGAATGCCAACTCCTTCTCCTTATCGGCCACCTCCCAGGCGTATCCGCAGCCGCCGGTCCAGCTACGCCTTCTCCCACTCCCAGGGCTTCGGAGATCTGGTAACTTCCCGCAAATTCCTGCGCCTGAAGATGCGACCATCCCTGTTCGGCCAAAAGGACTCTCCGGTGGTTGAAAATCAGCCACAGGTCTATCGGACCATAACGGAGGAGGCGGAGGAGTCACAGAGTTAG